In Chryseobacterium oryzae, the genomic stretch ACAAATTTTAAGTAAATCTTTTTCCATTTTGCGACAGTATTTCTACTAAGATTGAAATGTATCGCCAGTTGAGTATTATTTAATCTATTTTTAACCTGATATTCTAAAATTTGCAATATTGTTTCTTTATTATAAGATCTATACTTTTGGTTTTCCTGTTTTATTTCTTTACTTAAATTATTAAACAATTTTTTATTGAGATTAATAATGTCTAAAAATGTAAGTGCTTCCTTATTCAAAATATTTTGACAA encodes the following:
- a CDS encoding helix-turn-helix domain-containing protein produces the protein MNNLSTPNYKKIYTDIINEKFPSKKELCQNILNKEALTFLDIINLNKKLFNNLSKEIKQENQKYRSYNKETILQILEYQVKNRLNNTQLAIHFNLSRNTVAKWKKIYLKFV